The following proteins come from a genomic window of Achromobacter deleyi:
- a CDS encoding FecR domain-containing protein produces the protein MPALPDRRVLEAAADWFARLGDERASADDTRQWQAWLDARPEHRRAWDAVAAISARFESVAGQPALEALTGAGQGRRRALRTLMLLAGAGGLGAAAWNQPATRRQLADLRTDVGQTRQATLEDGSRLWLNTASAVNLRFDAQARRVVLVDGETLIDTHPDSRAPARPFLLDVGYAQLRALGTRFAVLRDGGRAWLDVYAGAVEIRPDAAPARVAQAGTRTGFSGGAIDAAEPLDRARDAWTRGELVADGQPLARFAAELARYRRGFVTCTPEVAQLPLVGVFPLADTDRILRALEATLPVRVRRVLPGWVRLEAA, from the coding sequence ATGCCAGCCCTGCCCGACCGCCGCGTGCTGGAAGCCGCGGCCGACTGGTTCGCGCGCCTGGGCGACGAACGCGCCAGCGCCGACGACACCCGTCAATGGCAGGCCTGGCTCGACGCCCGGCCGGAACACCGCCGCGCCTGGGACGCCGTGGCCGCCATCAGCGCGCGCTTCGAATCCGTGGCCGGCCAGCCGGCGCTGGAAGCGCTGACCGGCGCCGGACAGGGCCGCCGCCGCGCGCTGCGCACGCTGATGCTGCTGGCCGGCGCCGGCGGATTGGGCGCCGCCGCCTGGAACCAGCCGGCCACCCGTCGCCAGCTGGCCGATTTGCGCACCGACGTCGGCCAGACTCGCCAGGCCACGCTGGAGGACGGCTCGCGGCTGTGGCTGAACACCGCCAGCGCGGTCAACCTGCGGTTCGACGCGCAGGCCCGCCGGGTCGTGCTGGTGGACGGCGAAACCCTGATCGACACCCATCCCGATTCCCGCGCGCCGGCCCGGCCGTTCCTGCTGGACGTGGGCTATGCGCAACTGCGGGCGCTGGGCACCCGCTTTGCCGTGCTGCGCGACGGCGGCCGCGCCTGGCTCGACGTCTATGCCGGCGCGGTCGAGATCCGCCCCGACGCCGCGCCTGCCCGTGTCGCTCAGGCCGGCACCCGCACCGGCTTCAGCGGCGGCGCCATCGATGCGGCCGAACCGCTCGACCGCGCCCGCGATGCCTGGACCCGCGGCGAACTGGTGGCCGACGGCCAGCCGCTGGCGCGCTTTGCGGCCGAGCTGGCGCGCTACCGCCGCGGCTTCGTCACCTGTACGCCGGAGGTGGCGCAGTTGCCGCTGGTGGGCGTATTTCCGCTGGCCGATACCGACCGCATCCTGCGCGCGCTTGAAGCCACCCTGCCGGTGCGCGTGCGGCGCGTGCTGCCCGGCTGGGTCAGGCTGGAGGCCGCCTAG
- a CDS encoding sulfurtransferase, with protein MMSLSKLLAGAFATLASLMAFPATAQHAKYLVTTEWLEKNLNDPKVRVIEVSVNPGLFERGHIPGASNVNWHTDLVDTVNRDIAPPKQFQALLARSGVNTDSTVVLYGDNNNWFAAWGAWIFDIYGIDNVKILDGGRKKWEAEGRPQSNSVKAQPAGNARPKDANPALRAHLQDVLAVARKDKAGVLVDIRSADEYNGKIFAPNGVPELAVRAGHVPGAVNVTWSKLVAEDGTFKSADELRAIYQAAGVDGSKPIITYCRIGERSSHSWFALRKLLGYDVRNYDGSWTEYGNSVGSPISNPSGTVWGKT; from the coding sequence ATGATGTCCCTTTCGAAACTGCTGGCGGGCGCCTTCGCCACGCTGGCCAGCCTGATGGCCTTTCCCGCCACGGCGCAGCACGCCAAGTACCTGGTCACCACCGAGTGGCTGGAGAAGAACCTGAACGACCCCAAGGTGCGCGTCATCGAGGTGAGCGTCAATCCCGGCCTGTTCGAGCGCGGCCACATCCCCGGCGCCAGCAACGTCAACTGGCACACCGACCTGGTCGACACCGTCAACCGCGACATCGCGCCGCCCAAGCAATTCCAGGCGCTGCTGGCGCGTTCCGGCGTCAACACCGACAGCACCGTGGTGCTGTACGGCGACAACAACAACTGGTTCGCCGCCTGGGGCGCGTGGATCTTCGACATCTACGGCATCGACAACGTCAAGATCCTCGATGGCGGCCGCAAGAAATGGGAGGCCGAGGGCCGTCCGCAGTCCAACAGCGTCAAGGCGCAGCCCGCCGGCAACGCGCGGCCGAAGGACGCCAACCCGGCGCTGCGCGCCCACCTGCAGGACGTGTTGGCAGTGGCGCGCAAGGACAAGGCCGGCGTGCTGGTCGACATCCGTTCGGCCGACGAATACAACGGCAAGATCTTCGCGCCCAACGGCGTGCCGGAACTGGCGGTGCGCGCCGGCCACGTGCCGGGCGCGGTCAACGTCACCTGGAGCAAGCTGGTGGCGGAAGACGGCACCTTCAAGTCGGCCGACGAGCTGCGCGCCATCTACCAGGCGGCTGGCGTGGATGGCAGCAAGCCCATCATCACCTATTGCCGCATTGGCGAGCGCTCCAGCCATTCCTGGTTCGCGCTGCGCAAGCTGCTGGGCTACGACGTGCGCAACTACGACGGTTCGTGGACCGAGTACGGCAACAGCGTCGGTTCGCCGATCAGCAATCCCTCGGGCACCGTGTGGGGCAAGACCTGA
- a CDS encoding rhodanese-like domain-containing protein, with protein sequence MSTHSDAAAAAFRHDTERARAVRDFIAQVKALVPDPARATPDQLAPVARLLEALGRRAELFPAQAFEVVPGRPTAIYRLAEDADGGYALYLSLGESGKAQPPHDHTTWAIIAGVSGKERNEVYARSVGAKPGRDVLTHVRRVDVAAGDSIVLGSTDVHTIELVDGTPGAHLHFYGLALDRLHGRVVFESTAGGSYRTFSPPAAIYHARLSPAGLQEALRGEAEIAVLDVREAGRYARRHLLYAVPAPLWRLEALADRLVPRRDTRIVLVDDDETLAHQAAAKLTRLGWTDISVLAGGTDGWEREGRELFSGTNVPSKAFGEVIEHEKHTPWIDVDDLHERVARGDDIVVVDSRTPEEFHNFTLPFSHSLPGAELVYRIRELAPDPKTFVVVNCAGRTRSIVGAQTLIDAGIPNRVASLRNGTMEWLLSGRELAYGRQAALPEPSADSAAAAREQARGLAARAGIGHIDTATLRAFEAEQGARTLYKFDVRTREEYETGHLPGWRWAPGGQLVQATDEYLATRRARVVLVDWDGVRAQTTGAWLAQLGAVEVYLYQPPALAALERGAEPRRVLRHRPDAPALRAQALQAAIDAGSAEVFDIESRLAYERGHVPGARYAAPDRLQEFLPADAQRTIVLTSPDGVLAAVAAAELAWRTGRPVHYLLGGTRAWQAQGLPLDRGADGVLTGDDDQSISPYLFDDLSARDQGFRDYLDWELGLVAQLERDGSADIRLIAAA encoded by the coding sequence ATGAGCACCCATTCCGACGCGGCCGCCGCCGCTTTCCGCCACGATACCGAACGCGCCCGGGCCGTGCGCGACTTCATCGCGCAGGTCAAGGCGCTGGTGCCGGACCCCGCGCGCGCCACGCCCGATCAATTGGCGCCGGTCGCCCGCCTGCTCGAAGCGCTCGGCCGCCGCGCGGAACTGTTTCCCGCGCAGGCCTTCGAGGTGGTGCCGGGCCGGCCCACCGCGATCTACCGCCTGGCCGAAGACGCCGACGGCGGCTATGCGCTGTACCTGTCGCTGGGCGAGTCGGGCAAGGCCCAGCCGCCGCACGACCACACCACCTGGGCCATCATCGCCGGCGTGTCGGGCAAGGAACGCAACGAGGTCTATGCGCGCAGCGTCGGCGCCAAGCCGGGCCGCGACGTGCTGACCCATGTGCGGCGCGTCGACGTGGCGGCGGGCGATTCGATCGTGCTGGGGTCGACCGACGTGCACACCATCGAGCTGGTGGACGGCACGCCCGGCGCGCACCTGCATTTCTATGGCCTGGCGCTCGACCGCCTGCATGGCCGGGTGGTGTTCGAGAGCACCGCCGGCGGTTCCTATCGCACGTTCTCGCCGCCCGCCGCGATCTACCACGCGCGCCTGTCGCCCGCCGGCTTGCAGGAGGCGCTGCGCGGCGAGGCCGAGATCGCCGTGCTCGACGTGCGCGAGGCCGGTCGCTACGCCCGTCGCCACCTGCTGTATGCGGTGCCGGCGCCGCTGTGGCGCCTGGAGGCGCTGGCCGACCGCCTGGTGCCGCGCCGCGACACGCGCATCGTGCTGGTGGATGACGACGAGACGCTGGCCCACCAGGCCGCCGCCAAGCTGACGCGCCTGGGCTGGACCGACATCTCGGTGCTGGCGGGCGGCACCGACGGCTGGGAGCGCGAGGGGCGCGAGCTGTTCTCCGGCACCAACGTGCCGAGCAAGGCCTTCGGCGAAGTCATCGAGCACGAGAAGCACACGCCCTGGATCGACGTCGACGACCTGCACGAGCGCGTCGCGCGCGGCGACGACATCGTGGTGGTCGACAGCCGCACGCCGGAGGAATTCCACAACTTCACGCTGCCGTTCTCGCACAGCCTGCCGGGCGCCGAGCTGGTGTACCGCATCCGCGAACTGGCGCCGGATCCCAAGACCTTCGTGGTGGTGAACTGTGCCGGCCGTACGCGCAGCATCGTCGGCGCGCAGACGCTGATCGACGCCGGCATCCCGAACCGCGTGGCGTCGCTGCGCAACGGCACCATGGAATGGTTGCTGTCCGGGCGCGAACTGGCCTACGGCCGCCAGGCGGCCTTACCGGAACCGTCCGCCGACAGCGCCGCCGCGGCGCGCGAGCAGGCGCGCGGCCTGGCCGCGCGTGCCGGCATCGGCCATATCGATACCGCCACCTTGCGCGCCTTCGAGGCCGAGCAGGGCGCGCGCACGCTGTACAAGTTCGACGTGCGCACCCGCGAGGAATACGAAACCGGCCACCTGCCGGGCTGGCGCTGGGCCCCCGGCGGCCAGCTGGTGCAGGCGACCGACGAATACCTGGCGACGCGCCGTGCGCGGGTGGTGCTGGTCGACTGGGACGGCGTGCGCGCGCAGACCACCGGCGCCTGGCTGGCGCAGCTGGGCGCGGTCGAGGTCTACCTGTACCAGCCGCCGGCGCTGGCGGCGCTGGAACGCGGCGCCGAGCCGCGCCGCGTGTTGCGCCACCGGCCCGACGCGCCGGCGCTGCGGGCCCAGGCCCTGCAGGCGGCCATCGACGCGGGCAGTGCCGAGGTGTTCGATATCGAATCGCGGCTGGCCTACGAGCGCGGCCACGTGCCGGGCGCGCGCTATGCCGCGCCGGATCGCCTGCAGGAGTTCCTGCCGGCCGATGCACAGCGGACGATCGTGCTGACCTCGCCCGACGGCGTGCTGGCGGCGGTCGCGGCGGCCGAGCTGGCGTGGCGCACCGGTCGTCCGGTGCACTACCTGCTGGGCGGCACGCGCGCCTGGCAGGCGCAGGGCCTGCCGTTGGACCGGGGCGCGGATGGCGTGCTGACGGGCGATGACGACCAGAGCATCAGTCCGTATCTGTTCGATGACCTGTCGGCGCGCGACCAGGGGTTCCGCGATTATCTCGACTGGGAGCTGGGCCTGGTGGCGCAGCTGGAGCGCGATGGCAGCGCGGATATCCGGTTGATCGCGGCGGCATAG
- a CDS encoding YeeE/YedE family protein, whose product MSALETRAPLQRAQTGAPLRYTLAAALLALVGVAAWRLAPLPDGGRDLSLSLLLGAAFGIVLQRSRFCFYCIARDAIERRDPRGAYAVLVALAVGTLGYHAVFGAFLPVPGAERLPPGAHIGPVSLALGAGAFVFGVGMRISGSCISAHFYRLGEGALASPFALLGAGAGFVLGFASWNTLYLAMIQPAPVVWLPHHLGYGGTVLLQGAALGLLALGLSRLGRGGREPASRLPVGARDAAGQGPDGTRVDPLARDVSPPVATAPPPWRALLQDRWSPAVGGLLVAFIGVIAYLRIAPLGVTAELGSVARTAASAAGMLPSRLEGLDTFAGCATAVKNALLSNNGAFVLALVAGAWAAALTANAFRPRLPTGREIVRNFTGGVLMGWGGMTALGCTVGTLLSGVMAGAASGWIFGVACVAGIWVALKLRPTR is encoded by the coding sequence GTGAGCGCCCTGGAAACCCGCGCGCCGCTGCAGCGCGCGCAGACCGGCGCGCCGCTGCGCTACACGCTGGCCGCCGCGCTGCTGGCCCTGGTCGGCGTGGCCGCCTGGCGGCTGGCGCCGCTGCCGGACGGCGGCCGCGACCTGTCCTTGTCGTTGCTGTTGGGCGCGGCGTTCGGCATCGTGCTGCAGCGTTCGCGTTTCTGCTTCTACTGCATCGCGCGTGACGCCATCGAGCGCCGCGACCCGCGTGGCGCCTACGCGGTGCTGGTGGCGCTGGCGGTCGGCACCTTGGGCTATCACGCGGTGTTCGGCGCCTTCCTGCCGGTGCCCGGAGCCGAACGGCTGCCGCCGGGCGCGCACATCGGGCCGGTCAGCCTGGCGCTGGGGGCCGGGGCGTTCGTGTTCGGCGTGGGCATGCGGATCTCGGGGTCCTGCATCAGCGCGCATTTCTACCGGCTGGGCGAGGGCGCGTTGGCGTCGCCGTTCGCATTGCTGGGCGCGGGCGCCGGCTTCGTGCTGGGCTTCGCGTCCTGGAACACGCTGTACCTGGCGATGATCCAGCCGGCGCCGGTGGTGTGGCTGCCGCATCATCTGGGGTACGGCGGCACGGTGTTGCTGCAAGGCGCGGCGTTGGGGTTGCTGGCGTTGGGCCTGAGCCGGCTCGGCCGCGGCGGGCGCGAACCCGCCTCGCGCTTGCCCGTAGGCGCTCGGGACGCCGCCGGCCAAGGCCCGGACGGTACTCGCGTCGACCCCCTTGCGAGGGACGTTTCGCCACCCGTCGCCACGGCCCCGCCGCCATGGCGCGCGCTGCTGCAAGACCGCTGGTCGCCCGCCGTGGGCGGCCTGCTGGTGGCCTTCATAGGCGTCATCGCCTACTTGCGCATCGCGCCGCTGGGCGTGACCGCCGAACTGGGCAGCGTGGCGCGCACGGCGGCTTCCGCCGCGGGCATGCTGCCGTCGCGGCTCGAAGGGCTGGACACCTTCGCCGGCTGCGCCACCGCCGTCAAGAATGCGCTGCTGTCGAACAATGGCGCGTTCGTGCTGGCGCTGGTCGCCGGCGCCTGGGCCGCCGCGCTGACCGCGAACGCCTTCCGGCCGCGCCTGCCGACCGGCCGCGAGATCGTTCGCAACTTCACCGGCGGCGTGCTGATGGGGTGGGGCGGCATGACCGCGCTGGGCTGTACCGTCGGCACCTTGCTGTCCGGCGTGATGGCGGGCGCGGCGTCGGGCTGGATCTTCGGCGTGGCGTGCGTGGCGGGGATCTGGGTGGCGTTGAAGCTGCGGCCGACGCGCTGA
- a CDS encoding TonB-dependent siderophore receptor gives MHVRPFRYPLLARALATALTAPAALLAAAPAQAQAPVGFQVAPGPLSQALSQFASQAGVTLSLDGRLVAGKQSPGLSGAYSVDQGFGRLLDGTGLRAERRSDNVYTVRPLTSGDSAAQLEPVTVVGASTAEGAYQPEPVASVTRSPLAVLDQPQAVNVVPAQVLRDQRPRNLDDALANVSGITQGNTLAGTQDTLMKRGFGANRDGSIMHNGMPLVQGRGLNAAADSVEVLKGPASLLYGIMDPGGVINIVSKRPQLTPYHALTLTGSSYAQGRDGVGATLDSTGPIGDSRLAYRLVVDTMNEDYWRDFGRRRDTLVAPSLAWYGQDTQIVASYEHRDYLYPFDRGTALDPTTGKPLDIPSRRRLDEPYNNMWGSTELAQVTVDQRVTDNWKAHLGYSWNQERYDANQVRVTAIDPVAGTLKRSNDGTRGALSTDHYVIGYVDGRVDIGGLRNDLQVGADYERRKIFRSDLIRQNLSKPFSYVNPVYDQQDPGNTVVASDSDQTDKLRATSFFLQDSLHLGERWILVGGLRYQHYEQLAGRGRPLKTNTDIEGGKWLPRAGLVYKWTPEVSLYGSYTESLKPTSTIAPLTSGTVIDSGVAPEQAKSWELGLKWDMPGQTTGTLALFDIRKRNVLVSQYNDVTKLTDWRTSGAARSRGVELDVSGSLSARWDFMASYAYLDARTTDDPQYQGNRLWNVAQHTGSLALVYNAGQIGEGRLRLGTAARYVGTRPGDSANSFVLPAYTVVNAFATYDTRIAGRKVQFQLNVNNLFDRTYYTSSANQYFISMGDARQFVLSTRMEF, from the coding sequence ATGCACGTCCGTCCCTTCCGTTATCCGCTCCTGGCCCGCGCGCTGGCCACCGCACTGACCGCGCCCGCGGCCCTGCTGGCCGCCGCGCCGGCGCAGGCCCAGGCGCCCGTCGGCTTCCAGGTCGCGCCCGGCCCGCTGTCGCAGGCGCTCAGCCAGTTCGCCAGCCAGGCCGGCGTGACGCTGTCCCTGGACGGCCGCCTGGTCGCCGGCAAGCAGAGTCCCGGGTTGTCCGGCGCCTACAGCGTGGACCAGGGCTTCGGCCGGCTGCTGGACGGCACCGGCCTGCGCGCCGAACGGCGCTCGGACAACGTCTACACGGTGCGCCCGTTGACCAGCGGCGACAGCGCCGCCCAGCTGGAGCCGGTGACCGTCGTGGGCGCGTCGACGGCCGAAGGCGCCTACCAGCCGGAACCGGTGGCCTCGGTGACACGCTCGCCGCTGGCGGTGCTGGACCAGCCGCAAGCCGTCAACGTGGTGCCGGCCCAGGTACTGCGCGACCAGCGCCCGCGCAACCTGGATGACGCGCTGGCCAACGTCAGCGGCATTACCCAGGGCAACACGCTCGCCGGCACCCAGGACACGCTGATGAAGCGCGGCTTCGGCGCCAACCGCGACGGCTCGATCATGCACAACGGCATGCCGCTGGTGCAGGGCCGCGGCCTGAACGCCGCCGCCGACAGCGTCGAAGTCCTGAAGGGCCCGGCGTCGCTACTGTACGGCATCATGGACCCGGGCGGCGTCATCAACATCGTCAGCAAGCGGCCGCAGCTGACGCCGTACCACGCCCTCACGCTGACGGGTTCGAGCTACGCCCAGGGCCGCGACGGCGTCGGCGCCACGCTCGACAGCACCGGGCCGATCGGCGACTCGCGGCTGGCCTACCGCCTGGTGGTCGACACCATGAATGAAGACTACTGGCGCGACTTCGGCCGCCGCCGCGACACGCTGGTGGCGCCGTCGCTGGCCTGGTACGGGCAGGACACGCAGATCGTGGCGTCCTACGAACACCGCGACTACCTGTACCCGTTCGATCGCGGCACCGCGCTCGATCCCACCACCGGCAAGCCGCTCGACATCCCGTCGCGCCGCCGCCTGGACGAGCCCTACAACAACATGTGGGGCAGCACCGAGCTGGCCCAGGTGACGGTGGACCAGCGCGTCACCGACAACTGGAAGGCGCACCTGGGCTACAGCTGGAACCAGGAACGCTACGACGCCAACCAGGTGCGCGTGACCGCCATCGATCCGGTGGCAGGCACGCTCAAGCGCAGCAACGACGGCACCCGCGGCGCGCTGTCCACCGACCACTACGTGATCGGCTACGTCGACGGCCGCGTCGATATCGGCGGCCTGCGCAACGACCTGCAGGTCGGCGCCGACTACGAACGCCGCAAGATCTTCCGTTCCGACCTGATCCGGCAGAACCTGTCCAAGCCCTTCAGCTACGTCAATCCGGTCTACGACCAGCAGGACCCCGGCAACACCGTGGTCGCCAGCGACAGCGACCAGACCGACAAGCTGCGCGCCACCTCGTTCTTCCTGCAGGACTCGCTGCACCTGGGCGAGCGCTGGATCCTGGTCGGCGGCCTGCGCTACCAGCATTACGAACAGCTGGCCGGGCGCGGCCGGCCGCTCAAGACCAACACCGACATCGAGGGCGGCAAGTGGCTGCCGCGCGCCGGCCTGGTCTACAAGTGGACGCCCGAGGTGTCGCTGTACGGCAGCTACACCGAATCGCTCAAGCCCACCTCGACCATCGCGCCGCTGACCAGCGGCACGGTGATCGATTCCGGCGTGGCGCCGGAACAGGCCAAGTCGTGGGAGCTGGGCCTGAAATGGGACATGCCGGGGCAGACCACCGGCACGCTGGCGTTGTTCGACATCCGCAAACGCAACGTACTGGTGTCGCAGTACAACGACGTCACCAAGCTGACCGACTGGCGCACCAGCGGCGCGGCGCGCTCGCGCGGCGTGGAACTGGACGTGAGCGGCTCGCTGTCGGCGCGCTGGGACTTCATGGCCAGCTACGCCTATCTCGACGCCCGCACCACCGACGACCCGCAATACCAGGGCAACCGGTTGTGGAACGTGGCCCAGCACACCGGGTCGCTGGCGCTGGTCTACAACGCCGGCCAGATCGGCGAAGGCCGCCTGCGCCTGGGCACCGCGGCGCGCTACGTCGGCACGCGCCCCGGCGACTCGGCCAACTCGTTCGTGCTGCCGGCCTATACCGTGGTCAACGCCTTCGCCACCTACGACACCCGCATCGCCGGCCGCAAGGTGCAGTTCCAGCTGAACGTCAACAACCTGTTCGACCGCACCTACTACACCTCCAGCGCCAACCAGTACTTCATTTCCATGGGCGACGCGCGCCAGTTCGTGCTGTCGACGCGGATGGAATTCTGA
- a CDS encoding sigma-70 family RNA polymerase sigma factor: MPPGDIPAPHAVDTLYRSHHAWLTAWLRRRLRDDHDAADLAQDTFVRLIAARDTPGLREPRAFLTRIAHGLVVNLWRRRDLEHAYLQALAQRPEACAPSPERRALVLEALVEIDAMLQRLPARAREAFLLAQLGGYTYAEIGQRLDVSERMVKKYMAQVMLQCLLIADGVW, from the coding sequence GTGCCGCCCGGCGACATCCCGGCTCCCCACGCCGTCGACACGCTCTACCGCTCGCACCACGCCTGGCTGACGGCGTGGCTGCGGCGTCGCCTGCGCGACGACCATGACGCCGCCGACCTGGCCCAGGACACCTTCGTGCGCCTGATCGCCGCCCGCGACACGCCGGGGTTGCGCGAACCGCGCGCCTTCCTGACCCGCATCGCCCATGGCCTGGTGGTCAACCTGTGGCGCCGCCGCGATCTCGAACACGCCTATCTGCAAGCCCTGGCCCAGCGCCCCGAGGCCTGCGCGCCCTCGCCCGAGCGGCGCGCGCTGGTGCTGGAGGCGCTGGTCGAGATCGATGCCATGCTGCAGCGCCTGCCGGCCCGCGCCCGCGAGGCCTTCCTGCTGGCGCAGTTGGGCGGCTACACCTATGCCGAGATCGGCCAGCGCCTGGACGTGTCCGAGCGCATGGTAAAGAAATACATGGCGCAGGTGATGCTGCAATGCCTGCTGATCGCGGACGGCGTCTGGTGA
- a CDS encoding PepSY-associated TM helix domain-containing protein — protein sequence MTATASATARPRPPARRGQYLKALRKAHGWLGLWGALLGLLFGASGILQNHRAVLKIDMPGPVVETLQLQAPAGLPRTDAAVGQWLQQALNLDKPVERIRKEAAQDVRWGDVTARQPERWQALFRAPGYQVQVEFWPQSGAASARRSSASWWGVIQNFHRANGTGVAWVLLSDTIGGALIALCLTGVLLWTELEKRKLIGLGIAFASVVACLAAVAQSWG from the coding sequence ATGACCGCCACCGCGTCCGCCACGGCCCGGCCGCGCCCGCCAGCCCGACGCGGGCAGTACCTGAAGGCGCTGCGCAAGGCCCACGGCTGGCTCGGCCTGTGGGGCGCGCTGCTGGGGTTGCTGTTCGGCGCCAGCGGCATCCTGCAGAACCATCGCGCCGTGCTCAAGATCGACATGCCGGGCCCGGTGGTCGAGACCCTGCAATTGCAGGCCCCGGCCGGCCTGCCGCGCACCGACGCGGCGGTCGGCCAGTGGCTGCAGCAGGCCCTGAACCTGGACAAACCGGTCGAACGCATCCGCAAGGAAGCCGCGCAGGACGTGCGCTGGGGCGACGTCACCGCGCGCCAGCCCGAGCGCTGGCAGGCGCTGTTCCGCGCGCCGGGCTATCAGGTGCAGGTGGAGTTCTGGCCGCAAAGCGGCGCCGCCAGCGCGCGCCGCAGCAGCGCCAGCTGGTGGGGCGTGATCCAGAACTTCCATCGCGCCAATGGCACCGGCGTGGCCTGGGTGCTGCTGTCGGACACCATCGGCGGCGCGCTGATCGCGCTGTGCCTGACCGGGGTGCTGCTCTGGACCGAACTGGAAAAACGCAAGCTGATCGGGCTGGGCATCGCGTTCGCGTCGGTGGTCGCGTGCCTGGCGGCGGTGGCGCAGTCGTGGGGCTGA
- a CDS encoding YncE family protein: protein MQPPITASAPAAFPRRAAPRLRAALSAACAAAALIAQAPAGAETAAARDPIVAERSATVLPGSGHSWGFAALARDGGELLLARRENGLTVYDTANRQALARIPGTEGANAVVAVPSADRFYVASMDGSVIVVRASDRQVLKHVPLDIGNLNNVLYDPDSGQVLVTSGRRGAVSRVYRLDPACDCVRASLDLPAAKLDAPVLLGPGMVALPLRDEGRIAVIDLRRLTLTRLWQPAQCPRPSALAADPAGKRLFVACRGAEPRLLSLDADSGAVLASVAAGRDINALAYDARRDWLLAPSGADARLSIHDASPAGQLRRLAAIGTRPWAHNMAYDAGRGVAYLPSMDDTEVYPAGGGEAQRHFAANSFTITALRLREARP from the coding sequence ATGCAACCCCCTATCACCGCCTCCGCGCCGGCCGCGTTCCCGCGCCGAGCCGCGCCGCGCCTGCGCGCCGCCTTGTCCGCCGCCTGCGCCGCCGCGGCCCTGATCGCCCAGGCCCCGGCCGGCGCCGAAACGGCCGCCGCCCGCGATCCCATCGTGGCCGAGCGCAGCGCCACCGTGCTGCCCGGCAGCGGCCACAGCTGGGGCTTCGCCGCCCTGGCGCGGGACGGCGGCGAACTGCTGCTGGCGCGCCGCGAGAACGGCCTGACCGTCTACGACACCGCCAATCGCCAGGCGCTGGCCCGGATACCCGGCACCGAGGGCGCCAACGCCGTCGTCGCCGTGCCGTCGGCCGACCGGTTCTACGTGGCCAGCATGGACGGCAGCGTGATCGTCGTGCGAGCCTCCGATCGGCAGGTACTCAAGCACGTGCCGCTCGACATCGGCAATCTCAACAACGTGCTGTACGACCCCGACAGCGGCCAGGTGCTGGTGACCAGCGGCCGGCGCGGCGCCGTGTCGCGCGTCTACCGCCTCGATCCGGCCTGCGATTGCGTGCGGGCCAGCCTCGACCTGCCCGCGGCCAAGCTCGATGCGCCGGTGTTGCTGGGCCCGGGCATGGTGGCGCTGCCGCTGCGCGACGAGGGCCGCATCGCCGTCATCGACCTGCGCCGCCTGACCCTGACCCGCCTGTGGCAGCCCGCGCAATGCCCGCGCCCCAGCGCCCTGGCCGCCGATCCCGCCGGCAAGCGGCTGTTCGTCGCCTGCCGCGGCGCCGAACCGCGCCTGCTGAGCCTGGACGCGGACAGCGGCGCGGTCCTGGCCAGCGTCGCCGCCGGCCGCGACATCAACGCCCTGGCCTACGACGCCCGCCGCGATTGGCTGCTGGCGCCCAGCGGCGCCGACGCCCGGCTGTCGATCCACGACGCCAGCCCCGCCGGCCAACTGCGCCGCCTGGCCGCCATCGGCACCCGGCCCTGGGCCCACAACATGGCCTACGACGCCGGCCGCGGCGTCGCCTACCTGCCCAGCATGGATGACACCGAGGTCTATCCGGCGGGCGGCGGCGAGGCGCAACGCCACTTCGCCGCCAACAGTTTCACCATCACCGCGCTGCGCCTGCGCGAGGCGCGGCCATGA
- a CDS encoding GlcG/HbpS family heme-binding protein, translating into MTRHTLAALVATLAVSGAAHAAVLTESNISTADAQKLATAAVAACQAKGYNVSASVVDRAGLLKAFVRADNAGPHTIEASRAKAFTSASAKAPTLAIMENAQKNPGAANLTDIPGYLLLGGGVPIKAGNSVIGAIGVAGAPGGNLDAQCADAVLEENAALFK; encoded by the coding sequence ATGACCCGCCACACGCTCGCCGCCCTGGTTGCCACGCTCGCCGTCAGCGGCGCCGCCCACGCCGCCGTGCTCACCGAAAGCAATATCTCGACCGCCGACGCCCAGAAGCTGGCCACCGCCGCCGTCGCCGCCTGCCAGGCCAAGGGCTACAACGTCAGCGCCTCGGTGGTCGACCGCGCCGGCCTGCTCAAGGCCTTCGTGCGCGCCGACAACGCCGGCCCGCACACCATCGAGGCGAGCCGCGCCAAGGCCTTCACTTCGGCCTCCGCCAAGGCGCCGACGCTGGCCATCATGGAGAACGCGCAGAAGAACCCCGGCGCCGCCAACCTGACCGACATCCCCGGCTACCTGCTGCTGGGCGGCGGCGTGCCGATCAAGGCCGGCAACAGTGTCATCGGCGCCATCGGCGTGGCCGGCGCGCCCGGCGGCAACCTGGACGCGCAGTGCGCGGATGCGGTGCTGGAAGAGAACGCGGCGCTGTTCAAGTAA